One region of Diabrotica undecimpunctata isolate CICGRU chromosome 6, icDiaUnde3, whole genome shotgun sequence genomic DNA includes:
- the LOC140444611 gene encoding inter-alpha-trypsin inhibitor heavy chain H4-like: MHNEQPTAKELDETNIVPVIYELNVHSNVTNRYAKTLITNRVKNPAKSAKETTFSVVLPEKAFISEFVMEIGWNKYKAYVKEKEEAKKIYTKAVASGQSAAHVAVNTRDSNTFTVSANVGPEEKATFYLTYEELLERKNSQYDLVLNIRPGQVVDHLNVQVYIDESRPLVFVKTPSLRSGNEITTSNDKLDPASFIEIINSTSSLVKFQPDVVKQQEYAKELGGTESKGLAAQFVVQYEVERDPLGGEVLLQNGYFVHFFVPKDAEVIPKHVYFILDTSSSMYGTKLQQLKDAMTSILDEIKPEDSLSIVEFNSEIYVWDIENEKSIIVKWDNYREPFEKLADEIYQQMNGCAMGASISSVIAQLVLEDLEESVMSHLDFNVPFFHRYIDDCICAIPTNKMTEILDKFNSCHPKLKFTIEIEQNNKINFLDITLHRINNTVKTMWFTKEIWSSRYLNYNSHHPFSHKKSKLNLSRPISATNESITKAKKLIDNIQDGGGTHMIGGLDAGLYLVKSEIERTKESDHQRKHLLIFLTDGQPNIGIHSTDEIIDVTKLNKDINAPLYSLAFGNSADIEFLKKLSLKNRAFSRQIYEAADAAIQLQQFYRQISSPLLSDVHFKYNDDASEVTNTGFPIVYAGGEILTRLYIFLGHEFDPTIRAVGKRGPLMYKPSVHKPVNSLERLWAYLTVKETLQKMNVAKNKTEFTKKALELALKYSFVTDLTSLVVVKPNCTQSMCPDTYRYLPRLGTASQPARPGGRRGRTRSRKTKS; the protein is encoded by the exons atgcaTAATGAACAACCAACG GCTAAAGAACTTGATGAAACTAACATTGTTCCTGTGATTTATGAATTAAACGTGCATTCCAATGTAACCAATCGTTACGCTAAAACTTTGATAACCAATAGGGTTAAAAACCCAGCTAAGTCAGCAAAGGAAACTACTTTTTCTGTTGTTCTACCTGAAAAAGCATTTATATCAGAATTTGTAATGGAAATTGGCTGGAACAAATACAAAGCTTACGTCAAGGAAAAAGAGGAGGCTAAGAAAATATATACTAAG GCAGTAGCAAGTGGTCAAAGTGCAGCTCATGTAGCTGTAAATACAAGAGATTCCAATACATTTACAGTTTCCGCCAACGTTGGACCTGAAGAGAAAGCAACATTCTATTTGACATATGAAGAACTTTTGGAAAGAAAAAATAGCCAATACGATTTGGTTCTTAATATACGTCCCGGACAAGTAGTTGACcatctaaatgttcaa GTATACATCGACGAATCCAGACCTTTGGTCTTCGTAAAAACTCCATCTCTTAGATCTGGCAACGAAATCACAACAAGCAACGATAAACTTGACCCTGCCTCTTTTATTGAAATTATCAATTCTACCAGTTCTCTAGTTAAATTCCAACCAGATGTTGTAAAACAACAGGAATACGCTAAAGAATTAGGAGGAACAGAATCGAAGGGTCTTGCAGCACAATTTGTAGTTCAGTACGAAGTAGAAAGAGACCCACTAGGTGGAGAG GTTTTATTACAAAATGGATACTTCGTACACTTTTTCGTACCAAAGGACGCAGAAGTCATCCCCAAGCACGTATATTTCATCTTAGATACAAGTTCCAGTATGTACGGTACCAAACTACAGCAACTTAAAGATGCCATGACCAGTATTTTAGATGAGATCAAACCTGAAGACTCTCTCAGTATTGTAGAATTCAACAGTGAAATATATGTGTGGGACATAGAAAATGAGAAATCAATTATTGTTAAGTGGGACAACTACAGAGAACCATTTGAAAAATTAGCT GACGAAATATACCAACAAATGAATGGATGTGCAATGGGTGCAAGTATTTCTAGTGTCATTGCTCAACTGGTTCTGGAAGACTTAGAAGAATCTGTCATGAGTCATTTAGATTTTAATGTACCATTCTTCCACCGCTATATCGATGACTGTATCTGTGCTATTCCAACAAATAAAATGACCGAAATTTTAGATAAATTCAACAGTTGCCATCCAAAACTAAAGTTCACTATAGagattgaacaaaataataaaataaattttctggatATTACTTTACATCGCATTAATAACACAGTTAAAACCATGTGGTTTACAAAAGAAATATGGTCTTCACGATATCTCAACTACAATTCTCATCATCCATTCTCCCATAAGAAGTCT AAACTCAACTTATCAAGACCTATATCAGCAACAAATGAATCAATCACAAAGGCAAAGAAACTTATAGACAACATACAAGATGGAGGTGGCACTCACATGATTGGTGGATTAGACGCTGGCCTATATCTTGTAAAATCCGAAATAGAAAGAACTAAAGAAAGTGACCATCAGAGAAAGCACCTCTTAATATTCCTAACGGATGGACAACCCAACATAGGTATACATTCTACAGACGAAATTATTGAT GTcactaaattaaataaagacatcaATGCTCCACTGTACAGTCTCGCTTTTGGAAATTCTGCCGACATAGAGTTTTTAAAAAAACTCTCATTGAAAAACAGAGCATTCTCCAGACAAATTTACGAAGCAGCAGATGCCGCCATCCAACTGCAACAATTTTATAGACAAATATCCTCTCCACTTCTATCAGATGTTCATTTTAAATACAATGACGACGCTAGCGAAGTAACAAACACAGGTTTTCCTATTGTTTACGCTGGTGGTGAAATT CTCACtcgtttatatatatttttaggtcATGAATTTGATCCTACAATAAGAGCCGTAGGTAAACGAGGACCCTTAATGTACAAACCAAGTGTTCACAAACCAGTAAATTCCTTGGAACGTCTTTGGGCATACTTGACGGTAAAGGAAACTCTCCAGAAGATGAACGTTgctaaaaataaaacagaatttaCCAAGAAAGCTTTGGAACTTGCTCTTAAATATTCCTTTGTAACTGACCTAACCTCACTGGTTGTAGTGAAACCCAACTGTACACAATCCATGTGTCCAGATACGTACCGATATC TTCCAAGACTGGGAACAGCTTCTCAACCTGCAAGACCTGGAGGCAGACGTG GTCGCACTAGAAGTAGGAAGACTAAATCTTGA